In Candidatus Berkelbacteria bacterium, the following are encoded in one genomic region:
- the uvrC gene encoding excinuclease ABC subunit UvrC: MISAQKNLWQGLPDKPGVYLFKDVSGQILYVGKALNLKSRVGSYFSGKNNDRPWIQVMMGFVHNVETIVVTNEVEALMLEATLIKQHLPRFNIKLTDDKAYPFLKVVLNEAIPRFTVTRKRNKDKAIYFGPYLSGRDAINTLEFLRKIYGIHISSTPLRPNRDRACLSCQLGEFTCPLSGEVDEESYQERVDRAIEFLQGKRKHLVDDLDDRMRLAAKNEQYELAAKLRDRLQSVEQILSRQKVISTIQDDYDVIAAAQTQMSAAVSVLMVREGRVTGQKTFYFQLTGSENQNEVVRSFIISAYQNFSEIPGLVALSEEISDQDVIAKFLGTVAGKKVELRTAERGEKRQMVELAARNAAAKLETRLLRTDQSFKSVVAVQELLKLPALPTRIEAVDISNLGSSEPVGATVCYVNGKPDKNEYRRYKIKTVEGQNDFAMIREVMHRRFSDTTRTAPDIMVIDGGVEQLKSALEGIKDAPIQPKTIIALAKKPDRVFLPGRKLPIAVTRGHKGLLLLSRIRDEVHRFAIGFQRKRQSKKSLSTQ; this comes from the coding sequence ATGATTAGTGCCCAGAAGAATTTGTGGCAGGGACTCCCAGATAAACCAGGTGTTTACCTATTTAAGGACGTCTCAGGACAGATTCTTTATGTCGGTAAGGCTTTAAACCTTAAAAGCCGGGTCGGGAGTTATTTCTCTGGTAAAAATAACGACCGCCCCTGGATTCAAGTGATGATGGGTTTTGTCCATAACGTGGAAACTATCGTTGTAACCAACGAGGTTGAGGCGTTAATGCTCGAAGCGACACTAATCAAGCAACACTTGCCCCGTTTCAATATTAAGCTTACCGACGACAAGGCTTACCCGTTTCTTAAAGTCGTCTTAAACGAGGCGATCCCGCGTTTTACAGTTACTCGAAAGCGAAACAAAGACAAGGCCATATACTTTGGACCATATCTTTCTGGCCGAGACGCCATAAACACTTTGGAGTTTCTTCGTAAAATCTACGGGATCCACATCAGTAGCACACCTCTTCGACCCAACCGTGACCGAGCGTGTTTGAGTTGTCAGCTCGGCGAGTTCACCTGCCCACTGAGCGGCGAGGTTGACGAGGAGTCCTATCAGGAGCGAGTTGATCGCGCCATTGAATTTTTGCAAGGCAAAAGGAAGCATCTCGTTGATGACCTTGATGATCGGATGCGACTGGCTGCGAAGAATGAGCAGTACGAATTAGCAGCCAAGTTACGCGACCGACTGCAATCAGTTGAGCAAATACTCAGCCGGCAAAAGGTTATCTCTACAATTCAGGATGATTACGACGTGATTGCCGCCGCTCAAACCCAAATGAGTGCTGCTGTCAGCGTCCTGATGGTAAGAGAAGGTCGAGTAACTGGACAGAAAACCTTTTATTTTCAATTAACCGGCAGTGAGAATCAGAATGAAGTAGTGAGGAGTTTTATAATTAGTGCTTACCAAAATTTTTCTGAAATTCCTGGTCTTGTAGCGTTAAGCGAAGAAATCAGCGACCAGGATGTAATTGCCAAGTTTCTCGGTACCGTCGCCGGCAAAAAGGTCGAACTGCGGACTGCCGAGCGCGGCGAGAAACGGCAAATGGTTGAACTAGCCGCAAGGAACGCCGCTGCCAAACTCGAAACGAGACTCCTCAGGACCGACCAATCATTTAAAAGCGTTGTCGCTGTTCAGGAACTACTTAAGCTCCCGGCTCTACCAACTCGTATTGAAGCTGTTGATATTTCTAATCTGGGTAGTTCGGAACCGGTTGGGGCAACTGTCTGTTACGTTAACGGCAAACCAGATAAAAACGAGTACCGTCGCTATAAAATAAAAACCGTTGAGGGCCAGAATGACTTTGCGATGATCCGGGAGGTAATGCATCGCCGCTTCAGTGATACAACCCGGACTGCGCCGGACATAATGGTGATCGACGGTGGCGTTGAGCAACTGAAATCCGCCCTTGAAGGGATAAAAGACGCCCCTATTCAACCTAAGACAATAATAGCGCTAGCAAAAAAACCTGATCGAGTCTTTTTGCCCGGCCGCAAATTGCCAATAGCCGTTACTCGTGGCCACAAAGGGCTGCTACTGCTAAGTCGAATCCGCGACGAAGTCCACCGCTTCGCTATCGGTTTTCAGCGTAAAAGACAGTCGAAGAAATCTTTAAGCACTCAATAA
- a CDS encoding 1-acyl-sn-glycerol-3-phosphate acyltransferase: MNRLTVILHAGLVRLLKIVVWPVLRYFGPVTCVKGATLPKKGGVLIVANHESVADPVVVQYTCARPICFMAKAELFKRPVLSFVIRLFRTFIVEPNTSDIRAIRQAIDLLKAGEVVLVFPEGKINGESGALLGFRKGVGLIARKSGATVIPCAIRHSRRVWAKPSWIPTGRHQMTVIWGKAYRFRVSDDNETIATELRQEVSALLGR; this comes from the coding sequence ATGAACCGGCTCACAGTAATACTTCATGCCGGTTTAGTTCGGCTACTGAAGATCGTCGTTTGGCCAGTACTTCGGTACTTTGGCCCCGTCACGTGTGTTAAAGGGGCTACGCTTCCAAAAAAGGGAGGAGTCCTGATTGTTGCCAACCACGAAAGCGTCGCCGATCCAGTCGTCGTGCAGTACACCTGCGCGCGACCGATCTGCTTCATGGCAAAAGCGGAGCTTTTCAAGCGCCCAGTGCTAAGTTTCGTGATTCGGCTGTTTCGCACGTTCATCGTCGAACCCAACACCTCAGATATCAGAGCAATTAGGCAAGCCATCGACTTACTGAAAGCTGGTGAGGTGGTGTTGGTCTTTCCGGAAGGTAAGATTAACGGCGAAAGTGGGGCTTTGCTTGGATTTCGCAAGGGCGTCGGGCTCATCGCCCGAAAGTCTGGGGCGACGGTGATTCCATGTGCCATTAGGCACTCCCGCCGCGTCTGGGCAAAGCCATCTTGGATACCAACTGGCCGTCACCAGATGACGGTCATCTGGGGCAAGGCGTATCGGTTCCGAGTCAGTGATGACAACGAAACAATTGCCACCGAACTTCGACAAGAAGTTTCTGCCCTCCTTGGGCGATAG
- the uvrA gene encoding excinuclease ABC subunit UvrA has translation MATEEKISSKALESSAGTIVIKGAREHNLKNIDLELPREKLIVFTGLSGSGKSSLAFDTIYAEGQRRYMESLSSYARQFLGQMEKPDVDYIEGLSPAISIDQKTVSHNPRSTVGTVTEIYDYLRLLFARVGTPFCPKCGRPISRQTTDQMVDLVESLPQDTRVIVLAPVVRGRKGEYHQLLYDLYKGGFARVRVNDEMYALTDSIQLDRYKAHNIEVVVDRLIMGQSSRTRLNEAMETAIKLSKGLVIIAQEGKDDELMLSEDLACPYDGFSLGEISPRSFSFNSPYGACEDCHGLGFKKEVSEVLIIPDDNKSIAEGGIMPWTYSPTNYYGILLKNAAEHFGMSVDVPIKKLEKQDLNKLLYGVGAPLKLKLKYYSAGVAHHFMVGFRGLIPHLESRYHETESDMVREQIERYMLSSECKTCKGARLKEDALIVKVGGKNIAEVSQLTIDKARAFFDELKLNAREANIAGKVLLEIASRLEFLGKVGLNYLTLDRTATTLAGGESQRIRLASQIGSALVGILYVLDEPTIGLHPTDNDRLIETLKRLRDLGNSVIVVEHDEATIREADYVVDIGPGAGEHGGTIVAAGTLDEVLKNPKSITAPYLSGDKKIALPERRTIEKGHTNITIHGAKENNLKNITANIPLKRFVAVTGVSGSGKSTLVTEILSKGISMKLGLKSDVPGSHESITGTEHIDKIIEIDQSPIGRTPRSNPATYTKAFDPIRQLFAATPSARSRGYKPGRFSFNVVGGRCENCQGDGVIKIEMNFLPDVYITCDVCKGTRYSRETLEVTWKGKNISQVLNMTVDEALEFFENIGVLADKLRTLQQVGLGYIRLGQPATTLSGGEAQRIKLASELSRRDTGKTLYVLDEPTTGLHFSDVERLLLVLQKLVDRGNTIVVIEHNLDVIKSADWLIDLGPGGGEAGGTIVAKGTPEEVALTKASLTGKVLEPVIFGKKAKHSPSVEKSE, from the coding sequence ATGGCAACGGAAGAAAAGATCTCAAGCAAAGCCCTCGAAAGTTCCGCAGGAACTATAGTTATTAAAGGCGCCCGCGAACATAATCTCAAAAACATTGACCTTGAGTTGCCGCGCGAAAAACTAATTGTTTTCACTGGCCTGTCAGGTTCTGGCAAGTCCAGCCTGGCCTTCGACACGATTTACGCCGAAGGACAGCGCCGTTACATGGAATCGCTCTCAAGCTACGCCCGGCAATTTTTGGGTCAAATGGAGAAACCCGACGTAGATTATATCGAAGGGCTCTCGCCAGCGATTTCAATCGACCAAAAAACCGTCTCCCATAATCCACGCTCGACGGTTGGCACGGTGACAGAAATTTACGACTACCTGAGACTACTTTTTGCCAGGGTTGGGACCCCGTTTTGTCCTAAATGCGGCCGGCCAATCTCGCGCCAAACGACCGACCAGATGGTTGACCTGGTCGAGTCGTTGCCGCAAGACACCCGCGTAATCGTCCTTGCGCCGGTCGTCCGTGGCCGCAAAGGCGAATATCACCAATTACTCTACGACCTATATAAGGGTGGTTTTGCCCGCGTTCGAGTCAACGACGAGATGTACGCCCTGACTGATTCAATCCAGCTGGACCGCTATAAAGCCCACAACATTGAAGTGGTAGTTGACCGACTAATTATGGGCCAATCAAGTCGCACCCGCTTGAACGAAGCGATGGAAACAGCAATTAAGCTTTCTAAAGGCTTGGTTATTATTGCTCAGGAAGGCAAAGACGACGAATTGATGCTGAGCGAGGATTTAGCCTGCCCATACGACGGTTTTTCTTTGGGTGAAATTTCGCCCCGGTCGTTTTCATTCAATAGCCCTTATGGCGCTTGCGAAGACTGTCACGGCTTAGGCTTCAAAAAAGAGGTTTCCGAGGTTTTAATCATTCCCGACGACAATAAATCAATTGCCGAGGGCGGTATTATGCCCTGGACGTACTCGCCAACAAACTATTACGGAATTTTGCTTAAAAACGCTGCCGAGCATTTTGGGATGAGCGTTGACGTGCCGATCAAAAAACTTGAGAAACAAGACTTAAATAAGCTTCTTTACGGCGTCGGAGCGCCGTTAAAGCTAAAACTAAAGTACTACTCCGCCGGTGTTGCCCATCATTTTATGGTTGGTTTTCGTGGACTCATTCCGCACCTTGAATCTCGCTACCATGAAACCGAGTCAGACATGGTGCGCGAGCAAATCGAGCGCTATATGCTCTCCAGCGAGTGCAAAACCTGCAAAGGCGCTCGTCTGAAGGAAGACGCACTAATCGTAAAAGTTGGCGGCAAAAATATCGCTGAAGTGTCGCAACTCACAATCGACAAGGCACGAGCATTCTTTGATGAATTAAAATTAAACGCCCGCGAAGCCAATATCGCCGGCAAGGTATTGCTCGAAATTGCTAGCCGACTCGAATTCCTGGGAAAAGTCGGGCTCAACTATTTGACGCTTGATCGCACCGCTACAACTCTGGCCGGCGGTGAAAGCCAACGCATCCGCCTTGCCTCACAGATTGGTTCGGCGCTTGTCGGTATCCTGTATGTTTTGGACGAGCCGACAATCGGCCTTCACCCAACCGACAACGACCGACTCATTGAAACCCTGAAACGTCTGCGAGATTTAGGCAACTCGGTAATTGTTGTTGAGCACGACGAGGCAACTATTCGCGAAGCGGACTACGTCGTCGATATCGGCCCGGGAGCTGGTGAACACGGCGGGACAATCGTTGCCGCCGGAACTTTAGACGAAGTCTTAAAGAACCCCAAATCAATCACCGCGCCGTACCTAAGCGGCGATAAGAAAATTGCCCTGCCAGAACGACGCACGATCGAGAAAGGGCACACAAACATCACCATTCACGGAGCTAAAGAGAATAATCTCAAGAACATCACCGCCAACATTCCGCTAAAGCGTTTTGTCGCCGTGACGGGAGTTTCTGGATCGGGTAAATCAACCCTAGTCACTGAGATTCTTAGTAAAGGAATTAGTATGAAACTCGGCTTAAAAAGCGACGTGCCGGGCAGTCACGAGTCGATCACCGGGACCGAACATATCGACAAGATAATCGAAATCGATCAGTCCCCTATCGGCCGTACTCCGCGCAGCAACCCGGCCACCTACACCAAGGCTTTTGACCCGATTCGCCAGCTTTTCGCCGCTACGCCTTCCGCCCGAAGTCGCGGTTATAAACCAGGTCGGTTTTCTTTTAACGTTGTCGGTGGACGTTGCGAAAACTGTCAGGGCGACGGGGTAATTAAGATCGAAATGAACTTCCTGCCCGATGTTTATATCACCTGCGACGTTTGTAAGGGCACACGCTATAGCCGCGAGACGCTTGAAGTTACCTGGAAAGGGAAGAATATCTCCCAGGTTCTCAATATGACCGTCGATGAAGCGTTGGAATTTTTTGAAAATATCGGCGTTCTCGCTGACAAACTGCGCACTTTGCAGCAAGTTGGCTTGGGCTATATTCGCCTCGGACAACCGGCAACAACGTTGTCCGGCGGTGAAGCGCAACGAATCAAGCTCGCTTCCGAGCTCTCACGGCGCGATACCGGCAAAACTCTCTATGTTTTAGATGAACCGACGACCGGCCTTCATTTTTCCGACGTCGAACGCCTACTGCTCGTTCTTCAGAAGCTGGTTGACCGTGGTAACACAATCGTTGTTATCGAACACAACCTAGACGTTATCAAAAGTGCTGACTGGCTGATTGATTTAGGACCCGGAGGTGGCGAAGCAGGCGGCACGATTGTTGCCAAAGGAACGCCAGAAGAGGTGGCGTTAACCAAAGCCTCGTTAACCGGGAAAGTTTTAGAGCCCGTTATTTTTGGCAAGAAAGCAAAACATTCTCCGTCTGTAGAAAAAAGTGAGTAG
- the uvrB gene encoding excinuclease ABC subunit UvrB: protein MGFELIKSVEPKGDQPTAIESLVAGVKKGLKHQILLGVTGSGKTFTAANVIQAIQKPTLVIAHNKTLAAQLTSEYRHFFPKNAVEYFVSYYDYYQPEAYIPNTDTYIEKEAQINDEIDRLRHAATQAVLSRQDVIVVASVSCIYGLGSAEEYQKAMLVIRSGENINRDEIIDKLVFLQYQRNDVAMERGNFRARGDVIEVMPANSQRIIRLNLFGDTVENIEEIDPTTNSPLQTLRVAVIYPSRHFVTPPEQIEQATKSIEHELDEQLKRMEASDKFLEAERLRRRTRYDLEMIREIGYCNGIENYSRHFDGRQPGDAPNTLLGYFPKDFLLVIDESHVTVPQLNGMYNGDKARKDILVEHGFRLPSARDNRPLKFPEFEQRINQVIYTSATPGQYELQKTQNTVSQIIRPTGLLDPELIIQPCDNQVADLMERVKDRVEKQERVLVTTLTKKMAEELSDYMQEQGLKVRYLHSGIETLERVEILRDLRKGIFDVLIGVNLLREGLDLPEVSLVAILDADKEGFLRSERSLIQTIGRAARNVQGQVILYANNITDSLKKAIDETNRRRKIQEQHNKDNGITPQSISKEITSIIEREIVESVGLDKIEKELARGNIDAMVREKERQMKAASNELQFELAAILRDEVIKLKKMQKEREKLTSV, encoded by the coding sequence ATGGGATTTGAATTAATTAAGTCCGTTGAGCCAAAGGGTGACCAGCCAACAGCCATCGAATCGTTGGTTGCTGGCGTGAAAAAGGGGTTGAAACACCAGATACTTTTGGGGGTAACTGGCTCAGGTAAAACTTTCACCGCCGCAAATGTCATTCAAGCGATCCAAAAGCCAACGCTAGTAATTGCTCACAACAAAACTTTAGCCGCCCAGCTAACCAGCGAGTACCGTCATTTTTTCCCAAAAAATGCCGTTGAATACTTCGTCAGCTATTACGATTACTACCAACCAGAGGCCTACATTCCGAATACCGATACCTATATAGAAAAAGAAGCGCAGATTAACGATGAGATTGACCGCTTGCGCCACGCCGCCACTCAAGCCGTCCTCTCACGCCAAGACGTCATTGTCGTCGCTTCTGTCTCCTGTATTTACGGCCTCGGCTCGGCTGAGGAATACCAAAAAGCGATGCTCGTCATCCGTAGCGGTGAGAACATTAACCGCGACGAAATTATCGACAAGTTAGTTTTCTTGCAGTACCAACGCAATGACGTGGCGATGGAACGCGGTAATTTTAGAGCTCGTGGCGACGTCATTGAAGTGATGCCAGCAAACTCCCAACGGATAATTCGTCTAAACCTTTTTGGCGATACCGTCGAGAACATTGAGGAGATCGACCCAACGACAAATTCGCCGCTACAAACTTTGCGTGTTGCGGTAATTTATCCGTCACGTCACTTCGTCACACCGCCAGAGCAAATCGAGCAGGCCACAAAATCTATCGAGCATGAATTGGATGAACAGCTTAAAAGAATGGAAGCGAGCGACAAATTCCTCGAGGCCGAGCGGTTGCGCCGACGAACACGTTACGACCTCGAAATGATCCGCGAGATTGGTTACTGCAACGGGATCGAAAACTATTCCCGTCACTTCGACGGGCGCCAGCCCGGCGACGCCCCAAATACCTTGCTTGGCTATTTTCCTAAAGATTTCTTGCTAGTAATAGATGAGTCGCACGTGACTGTGCCACAACTAAACGGGATGTACAACGGCGACAAAGCTCGCAAAGACATCCTGGTCGAGCACGGCTTCCGCCTCCCCTCGGCGCGCGACAACAGGCCGTTAAAATTCCCTGAATTTGAGCAGCGCATTAATCAGGTTATATACACCTCAGCAACCCCAGGCCAGTACGAGCTGCAAAAAACCCAGAATACAGTCTCACAGATTATCCGCCCGACCGGCCTGCTCGATCCAGAATTAATAATACAGCCGTGTGACAACCAAGTGGCTGATCTAATGGAACGTGTGAAAGACCGCGTCGAAAAACAGGAGCGAGTCCTCGTGACGACACTGACGAAAAAGATGGCCGAAGAACTCAGCGATTACATGCAAGAGCAAGGGCTCAAGGTTAGATATTTACATTCGGGCATCGAAACGCTGGAGCGGGTAGAGATACTGCGCGATCTACGAAAGGGCATATTCGACGTTTTGATCGGCGTTAACTTGCTCCGCGAAGGTTTGGATCTACCAGAAGTTTCGCTTGTGGCGATTCTTGATGCTGATAAAGAAGGTTTCTTGCGCAGCGAACGAAGCCTGATTCAAACAATTGGCCGCGCCGCCAGAAACGTTCAAGGGCAAGTTATTTTATACGCCAATAACATCACCGACAGCCTGAAAAAAGCCATCGACGAGACGAACCGGCGCCGTAAGATTCAGGAGCAGCACAATAAGGACAATGGTATTACGCCCCAATCTATCTCCAAAGAAATTACTTCAATTATCGAGCGGGAAATTGTGGAATCTGTGGGGCTGGATAAGATCGAGAAAGAGCTGGCTCGTGGCAATATCGACGCTATGGTACGCGAAAAAGAGCGTCAGATGAAAGCCGCTTCAAACGAGCTTCAATTCGAGCTAGCCGCTATCCTGCGTGACGAAGTGATAAAACTAAAAAAGATGCAGAAAGAGCGGGAGAAGTTAACGTCGGTATAA
- a CDS encoding sugar transferase — protein MRKFNLQFALVTVIIDLLMLWLAMAVAYQIRSNGEELYLWSLSYYSLFVLKFLPVWLVLFIYQGLYRLRTPIKGWTAIARTTTAILSGWGVILIYLYLSRSPEALVFPRLIIAYGLGLTLLFVFIGRFLLDGFRRLLNSQGYGLIRAAVIAKDEQVDFIKTLSQPTHGRVIQGVITADYLEALRGLVQNKKIDELIVALPGLDEKTILSLVDWAETNYVNFVQVQTLLSVKATNIETGSLAGTPVIFYKQSPLDGWGRIFKRAFDLVLVIPLLIIISPLYFLLALLVKLSSPGPVYYKEKRVGQDGQEFVVGKFRSMYADWRERFPNVQDWSADEATDVRITPLGRVLRKTNLDELPQLWDVLTGRMSIVGPRPEQPKYVEKFAQEIPAYVKRHHVKSGLTGWAQINGLRGNTPIPDRVKYDLYYIENWSIWFDLRIILGTVVYIFRQFVTSS, from the coding sequence ATGAGGAAATTCAATCTTCAGTTCGCTTTAGTGACGGTCATCATCGATTTACTGATGTTATGGCTAGCTATGGCTGTGGCTTATCAAATTAGAAGTAACGGCGAGGAGCTTTACCTTTGGTCGCTTAGTTACTACTCGTTGTTTGTTTTGAAATTCCTGCCGGTTTGGCTGGTTCTATTTATATATCAAGGGCTCTATCGTTTGCGTACACCGATTAAAGGTTGGACAGCGATTGCCCGCACGACAACGGCGATTCTCTCTGGGTGGGGCGTGATCTTAATTTATCTTTACTTATCAAGATCACCTGAAGCGCTAGTCTTCCCCCGGCTAATTATTGCCTACGGACTCGGACTGACTTTGCTATTTGTCTTCATTGGCCGTTTTTTGCTAGATGGCTTCAGGCGCTTGCTTAACTCCCAGGGCTACGGGCTGATCAGAGCAGCTGTTATTGCAAAAGACGAACAAGTAGATTTTATTAAGACACTTTCGCAGCCAACCCATGGACGCGTGATCCAAGGAGTTATAACCGCTGATTATCTAGAAGCGCTGAGAGGTCTCGTCCAAAATAAGAAAATTGACGAGCTTATTGTGGCGCTGCCCGGATTAGACGAAAAAACAATTTTGTCGTTAGTCGACTGGGCCGAGACCAACTACGTTAATTTCGTTCAAGTACAGACTTTACTGTCCGTGAAAGCGACGAACATTGAGACTGGTTCTTTGGCAGGAACGCCGGTAATCTTCTACAAACAATCGCCGCTTGATGGTTGGGGGCGAATTTTCAAACGAGCCTTTGATCTTGTCTTGGTGATACCGCTGCTCATCATTATTTCCCCGCTGTATTTCCTGTTGGCGTTACTAGTCAAATTATCTAGTCCCGGACCGGTTTACTATAAAGAGAAGCGAGTTGGCCAAGACGGTCAGGAATTTGTTGTCGGTAAGTTTCGCAGTATGTACGCCGACTGGCGCGAGCGTTTTCCGAATGTCCAAGATTGGTCAGCCGATGAGGCCACCGACGTTCGTATCACGCCGCTCGGGAGAGTGCTAAGAAAAACTAATCTCGACGAGTTGCCCCAGCTCTGGGACGTTTTGACTGGGCGGATGAGTATTGTTGGGCCACGGCCTGAACAGCCAAAATACGTCGAAAAATTCGCTCAAGAAATTCCCGCCTACGTCAAACGTCATCACGTTAAGTCTGGCTTAACAGGATGGGCACAAATTAACGGCTTGCGTGGTAATACGCCAATTCCTGACAGGGTTAAATACGACCTCTACTATATAGAGAACTGGTCTATATGGTTCGACCTCCGTATTATTCTTGGCACGGTCGTTTATATCTTCCGTCAGTTCGTTACCAGCTCATGA
- a CDS encoding glycosyltransferase has product MRIALVHDFLNTWGGGEYVLKVFTELYPEAPIYSLTYKQAIVDEFFPGRKIIPSFLQNYPGMPDKFKYYLSFMPKAIESFDFSDYDVVLSDSSAYAKGAITKGATKHVCYLHTPTRYLWSDREEYIKNAPIPLPIIGRSVVKGIVKKLQKWDLEAAKRPDVIIANSKYIAERTRTYYHRDPEYVVFPPVNVKQFKIGTPGDYFLVLARAEPYKRTDLAIQAANKLGLKLKVVGGGTKIKYLQEMAGPNVEFLGRVSEEEKVRLFSGCLAFIFPPKEDAGITPLEAMASGRPVIAYSEGGALESVVEGETGEFFSDQTVDSLVEVLKVFDPSNYNPQKIRQHADKFDKEIFKNRIQQIVNDALSSDKR; this is encoded by the coding sequence ATGAGAATTGCCCTCGTTCATGACTTTCTGAACACCTGGGGTGGGGGAGAGTACGTCTTAAAAGTTTTCACCGAGCTTTATCCTGAGGCGCCGATCTATTCGCTCACTTATAAGCAGGCGATTGTCGACGAATTTTTTCCAGGGAGAAAAATAATTCCGAGCTTCTTGCAAAACTATCCAGGGATGCCGGATAAGTTCAAATACTATCTATCGTTTATGCCGAAAGCGATCGAATCGTTTGATTTTAGTGATTATGACGTCGTGCTGTCCGATTCGTCAGCTTACGCAAAGGGCGCCATTACAAAAGGGGCAACAAAGCACGTTTGCTACCTGCATACGCCAACGCGTTATCTGTGGAGTGATCGAGAAGAATATATTAAAAACGCGCCCATTCCGCTGCCGATTATTGGACGAAGCGTAGTTAAGGGTATCGTCAAAAAATTACAAAAATGGGATTTAGAGGCCGCTAAACGGCCTGATGTAATAATCGCTAATTCAAAATACATCGCCGAACGTACCCGAACCTACTATCACCGGGACCCAGAGTATGTGGTTTTTCCTCCGGTGAACGTGAAGCAGTTTAAGATCGGCACGCCAGGCGATTACTTCCTGGTTCTAGCGCGTGCTGAGCCGTACAAGCGAACAGACCTCGCGATTCAAGCAGCCAACAAGCTCGGGCTTAAGCTCAAAGTGGTTGGAGGAGGAACTAAAATTAAGTACCTACAGGAAATGGCCGGACCGAATGTTGAATTTTTGGGCCGTGTCAGTGAGGAAGAGAAAGTAAGGTTGTTCTCTGGTTGTTTAGCCTTCATATTCCCGCCAAAGGAGGACGCTGGTATTACGCCACTTGAAGCGATGGCTTCAGGACGGCCGGTGATTGCGTACAGCGAGGGCGGAGCGTTAGAGTCGGTAGTTGAGGGCGAGACGGGCGAGTTTTTTTCCGACCAGACTGTCGACTCACTTGTTGAGGTACTAAAAGTTTTCGATCCATCAAATTACAATCCGCAGAAAATCAGGCAGCACGCGGATAAATTCGACAAGGAGATTTTCAAAAATAGAATCCAACAAATCGTTAACGACGCATTGAGTTCAGACAAGCGCTGA
- a CDS encoding ATP-binding protein, with amino-acid sequence MKMLALTYRYIGPDAAHQLLLEPIERGDNVVIPISGEQYMKMFPHVGRTELEDQTYVLENIYDPKLAVHEPDILLVYIGHHAVDKTAEFLTHFGGSEVHVVTCQCDLEARKKALSTYAFRRAIMHPQSECGGNKTMHRLVMEFLETGALHYPRPS; translated from the coding sequence ATGAAAATGTTGGCGCTAACGTATCGCTATATCGGTCCTGACGCCGCGCATCAGCTGCTTTTGGAGCCGATTGAAAGGGGCGACAACGTCGTTATCCCGATCAGTGGCGAACAGTACATGAAGATGTTTCCGCACGTTGGTCGAACGGAGCTGGAGGATCAGACTTACGTTCTGGAAAACATCTACGACCCGAAACTGGCAGTACACGAGCCGGATATCCTGCTCGTTTATATCGGCCACCATGCCGTAGACAAGACGGCCGAGTTTCTGACCCATTTTGGGGGCTCTGAAGTTCATGTCGTCACTTGCCAATGCGACTTGGAGGCGCGCAAGAAGGCGTTGTCAACGTACGCGTTTCGCCGGGCGATAATGCATCCCCAAAGCGAATGCGGCGGCAACAAAACTATGCATCGGTTGGTCATGGAGTTCCTCGAAACGGGCGCTCTTCACTATCCACGTCCTAGCTAG